The genomic segment GCCGGCTGGCCGACTAGGTACCGGACGAAGGCGGCGGGGAGCGGGATGATGACGGTGCGGATGGAGTGGCGGCGGAAGGCCGGGTACCACTCGTGCATCTGGCACCGGAGCAGCTCCTCGAGAAGCATCTCCTCTGCTTCTCTGCGAGTCGCGCGGCTTCTCCGTGGCTGTGGGTGTAGCTCGCCGAGTCTCCGTGCTCCTCGTCGGTTCGGCTTCGTCTTTGCTTGGCTGCCGTCCGGCGGTCGTTCGGCGGCTTCGTCTCAACTTTCTCCACACGTATCGCAGTTACTCACAGGAAGAACATAGCCCAAATAAGGCCCAGATTAGGAGAAATAAGCCCAGTATAACACAAGAATAGAGTCTGATTCATCAATACAAACACTATTTTTAGTGCAAATTTAACAACCATTTCACTTAAATATTTTGTATAGCGCTCATGctccaaacaaccaaaataaccTCCATCAAAAGCCGCGATTACAGCACATCAATATGCACAGTTTGAACCAAAAGGAACGGTTAACCACATTCACCCCAACTTattaaacacacacacacacacacattcacCCCAAAAGAACAAAATAGCCTTCCCACGTAGCAACAATTAGAGTCCTAGAAGAAATATCGGACGGGCAcatatcatcaatgtcactaggaAGGAGAAAGTTGAAAAAGAATCAATGTTTAAACTAATTCTACAAGTTGGAAATGAGAAATATCGAAACTACCTTTAACAAAATGGTATAGGTGTAGCCAGTGAAACAGTGCTTCCCGTATGAGCATTATTCGTTGTCACTTGTGTTTCTACAATACCACTATTTTCGTCATGCTTCGGAGTGTTGTTGAGTCTTTTGTTCGTCTTTCATTACCAGGTCTACATGGTGTAAGGGTGAGATTTATACATTTTTGCTAATATATAATCAGGGTTTTAAATCTTCAGCTACAGTTGCCGCTATCTCCGTATGTAGCTAATTGAGGAAGGTCTAATTTGCTCCCATTTACAGTTTAGCCGCTATAGCATGATTTAGACAGTGGATAACTGACTGTAGAATAGTTTAAAGCGCTAGCAGGCAGCCACTGAATACTACCACGTCGATGCGGAGACTCCCAAGATTCGATACAAGCCTAACCAAACCTAGTAGGATAGTGCACGAACATTGGTTCATCGTCTTCTAAGATCCAATCCAGGATGTTGAAAACTTGAAATCTAGCATTGTCCTGGACTCCTAATCCTATCCAAGTCTTCAACGATCAACATGTATTAATTCAGATTAGCTTTTTTTCCTTCCATTTCTCTATGAAATCATGTTGATAATTTGACCATATTTCATTATCGATtctaatatatttttttttctttctcctcgATCATGAGCTGACTTAAGGTAGCAAACGAGCCGAACCGAACATTTAACTTGTTAGAATAAAGACCAAGAACAATATGCATGACTCATGTAGTCCTTATAGATGTATCCATATTACTAGGTTTTAACTGTTTTTATTGTGCCACAATGTTAAGACCAGTTGGTTTTTAACTAGAGGTACTGCACCCGTTTTAAATTTTAAGTTGTTTTAATAACTTTTCTAAACACATATGTTTTCGGTTCTAAATTGTAAGATATTTTGGTTTTTTCCtgtgtatatctaagtacatatagaaaaatcaaaatgcctatataatttgaaacagatggAGTAATTTTATTATGTATATctaataaatttatagaaaaactaCACAATTTGATAAAGATGGAGTAGCAAATTGAAAAACATCCATCTCGAGCCCAACCGTCCTCGTTTCCGTCTCCTTCCTCATGTTCCTCCCTTCCGTTCGCCGCCGCTGTCGCTGCATCCGTCGCCTTCACACAGCGTGCgctcgctccctctctctctctctctctctctatatatatatatatatatatatatatatatatatctccctccctccctctctgtaTGCGACGACTGGGTGggctaccgccgccgccaccctacGCCAGGTGCCGAGGCCGTCGCCTATCTCTTCCCCGGCGAAGAGCGCCCACCAGGTCCCATTACTAGATCCGCCCCTGATGCAGACCGCAAGGAGGCTAGCGTCTTGGAGCCTCCAACGACGCCTACTCCTTCCCTCTCAGGCTCAGGCCCCAAGCATCCCAACAGCGGCAGCCTTCCTCCACTCCCACGCCACCAGCTTCGGTACACATTGCTTGTATCCATTGTTCCCGCTTATATAGATAGATCCTAAAATCTCGTAGTTCACCAGGGTACAAGCAGGTGCGCGAAGAGGAAAAGAGCAAATTGGTTGGCAACGTTTTCAGCAGCGTGGCTTCCAGCTACGACCTCATGAACGATGTCATGAGCGTCGGACTGCATAGGCTGTGGAAGGACAGGTTGCTGCTGCTTACTCTTTCCGTTTCTTTTATCTTCACAATCCAACCAACTCCCTTTATCACTCAAACTCTGTTTCTTTTCTTTCAGGCTTATTTCCAAGTTGAATCCCTTTCCGGGGATGAAGCATCTCGATGTGGCTGGTGGAACAGGCAATGCACATCCATCCCCTTCCCTCATTGCTTTCAGCTGCACGATGGAAATAACAAACACAAACTTTTACCAGTAACGTAAACATTATTAATTCTATCTGAATAATCTTCAATTCAATCTATCTATATAATCAGTATATATTGGTAGTTAGTCCTTCTGAGAGCCCAGCATTGTTTCCGTACAAATGTTAATCAATGCTACCATAGTCCTTTCAGTTGCTACCATGTGTCTTGTTTATGCTTCTTGTTTTCTGCTTTCTGCTGACAGGAGCCAGTTTAGTTCacttcattttgccaaaaatttcaaagattctccgtcacatcgaatctttagacgcatgcataaagcattaaatataaataaaaaataaaactaattacacagtttagacgaaatctacgagacaaatcttttaagcctaattagactataattggacactaattactaaataacaacaaaaatgctacagtagcatttcgccaaaaaaattgccaaccaaacaggccccaGGTTCTATTGCCAGGAGTTCTTGTACTGGCAGAAATTTGTAGTAGGAAAAAAAATTCAATGACTGTTGATGTCATTTTTATGACTTCAGGCGATGTTGCTTTTCATGTACTGGAAAGAATTAAGAGCGTGGGTCACAGAGCTATGCAGGGTACTCTTACTGAAACCGAAGAAGACACCCACATTTACGTCTGTGACATTAATCCAAATATGCTAAATGTTGGGAAAAAGCGTGCTGCAGAAAGAGGTCTCAAGCATCAACTTTGTAATATAGTTTGTCGTCTCTATCTCAAGTGTGGATTATGTTGTTCAACAGTTGATTTTTATTTTCAGGGCATAGCGAAGAACATTGTCTTAGCTGGATACAAGGAGATGCAGAAGCTCTGAGTTTTGAGGATGGATCTATGGATGGTTACACTATCGCATTTGGGATCAGAAATGTGACGCACATTGAGAAATCTCTATCAGAAGCTTACAGGTTGGCTAATTTAGAAACCTAACAGCTATTATTGCCCATGTTTCAAGTATGTCGCGAGCTGGATGTCCCCACTgtctcaagcgaacagggcgttgCTCTATTTTTCATGCGCCGTATCCTTGGATTAAGTTTTTCGTCTTCATGTGCAGTATCATGGATTAAGCTTTTCATGTTCTACCATGTTTGCTTAGTTGATGGATCTGAAATTTCATTACTGTCACATTAATTGGCATATTTCAAGTCTTTTTGCTTAGTTTATGGTCCTAAAATCTTATTGCTGTCACATCAATTGTCTTGTTTCAGGGTTCTAAAGCGAGGGGGCAGGTTCCTATGCTTGGAGTTGAGTCATGTGGATGTCCCTGTTTTTAAAGACATGTAGGTTTCGTCAATCATGCCTTTAATATTCTTCTTCATGCAAGATAGAAAAGATAAAGTTAAACAACAAAAGACATGGGCTACAATGTTTTCAACTATCTCACAGTTAGTTTCCAAAAAGTCACAATTCGTGCCAACCATGTTGACAAATTGCCACCAGCACTGTGTTAAACAATGTTCAAGGGTTTCCGAAAGTGATCGTTTTTTCCTGTCTATTAATGTCAATGGAAAAGGGCAGTGATGTagttcttttgttccttgaaaAAATATTTGCTAATGTTGCCCTTGCCTAGGGCCTTGTGTGAACAGTGTGAGCTTTTCTTTTCTCTCATCGGCAGTGgaagaaagtagaacaagtgttATGTCCTACAATATCTTTTTTCTGTTCTCTTTCAATTTTGCTGCCTTTTTTTTCAGCTATGATGTTTACTCGTTTTCTGTGATTCCGACTATTGGAGAGCTGGTTGCTGGTGATCGGCAGTCGTATCAATACTTGGTTGAGAGCATCCGTCGGTTTCCAAATCAGGTAATGATGCTGTGAATTAATAGCACTTTTGTTTGTTATCGACAAACATGAACATATGATTACATTCTTTTTGGCATTTTCTACTTCAAACATCTTTGGGTTTATGCAAGATTAATTAGTACCTTGCAAAACGGGCAGTGTTTTTGCTGGGATAGATGTTAAGCTAGAAGACGGGTGAGTGACTTACATGCTGACCAGATTTGTACCTTTGCAGGAAAAGTTTGCTCAGATGATTCAGGAAGCCGGATTCCAGAGGGTGGAATATGAGAACCTCATGGGTGGTGTAGTTGCCATTCATTCTGGACTGAAACTGTAAGCTGAATCATGCGACGTGCAACGTGCATTTGATTCCTCAGAGTGTGGTTCTTTAAAATGTAATGAACGATAGCTAGATGCAGCCTACTTCGTTCTCTAAATAAGTTTTTATGTGCTTGACTATGGTCCCATTCAATAGAAAAGAGCCAAACTATTGTACTGCTTGGCTGTGCAACTTGTCTAGAGATGATGTGGCTTGGCTTAAAGCCAAGTTTACTGGCCTTGCTCTAAAAAGTGCTACATGCCTGCTGCCTGCCTAGTGGATTCGTTGCTATCAGATTAGAATAATATGTTGTGCTTTGTGCCTTTGTATTTCCAACACTTTAACAACACTGCTTTGTGCTTTGTGCCTTTCTTTTTTGATCTGAGCTGCTAAATTATCTCTGCAGATGCAGACCCCAGTGGCACGCGAGCCGGGAAGGCGTACTGGCTTGAATTTATACGATTGCAAAAACTGTGGGGGAAGGGTGCTTGAGTTGGAAAGTGATGGCAACGTTTTCTTCAAGTGTGAGCACCACGATCAGCATGTCAGTGTTTTGCTTTCTTTGTTCAATGTTTTTCGCCGTCTCTATGAGAGAATATAGAGTCCATTCTTTATGTAAGTGCTTATTCCCTTGTTTTTTAAATGCAGGACGGAGGTAGTTGCCCCTTCTTCATCTGGGGCATCGACAAGTATAGGAAATTCCTTCGAAGACATTATCCAAATGATGAAACAGTGGGCGCCTCTCTTCCAGCGACAAGTGTGACAAGTAATCCAGGTGCAGGAACTGGAACATCAGTTCAGCAGGGATTTTCCAGATCCAACCAGCAGGCTGGCCTCCccagggccaacctagatccatCTTTCCAGCGTGCGGATGTTGTTACACAGAGGCAGCTGAACGAATCGATAATGAAGGTTCGACAGGACACCGATGCCAAATATGGCTATGTCCATGAAGCAGCACCTCCAGGTACATGCTGCATTGTTTGGCAATTGCATGGTTTGCATGCCTGTTCTTTCTTTGGAAACAGGGGCAATTTTGCAAGCATTAGGGGCAATGATGCAATTACCTCAATGTTAATGTTTGTTGATATTTTTGTCAGGTGTTCCCTTGGCCAAAGTAGAAGACCTCAGTGGTTTGGCCAAAGTAGAAGACCTTAGTGGTTTGGCCAAAGTATCAGACCTCAGTGGTTTGGCCAAAGAATCATACGTCAAGGCGGAGGTCAAGGCTCTAGACACAAGACTTCGGAAGCGGTATAAGCGCTTGGGCACTGCTATTCACAAACTTCAATCCCAGGTAGAAGAAAATAATGAGATTTCATTTAGGAGAGATGTCTTCCTGAGTGTGGGTACTATTGCCGTTGCCATGGTCGTTTGTTTTCTGCTGATTTGGTACTTTGGAAAATAAATTGATCAATATCAGTCTGCTAGTCTGCTGCTGGCTGCTCTTATTAAGACCACTCACTATTGCTGCTGGCTGCTTTTGTTAAACAAGTAAGACCACTTTGTTATTGTTAAACAATTGAACATCTTAATTGTCTGAGGTGTTAGCATGATGCTGCTAATTGATCTGAATGAATTATGTTATGCACTAAATTCTACGTTCACTTAGGCGTCAAATAACCACTTACCTGCTAAAACATGCATTTTGGGGTAAAACTGCCGGCATAGTAACCCGAGTCCTGTTTTAGAGATAAACATCCTTTTGTTTGCCCTAACATCCGTTTTATTGCTCTAGCATCCTCAACTTCCATCGTTGGAACCTGAGTACCATTTTATTTTCAACATCCTCCTAGGTATAAAAACATCCATTTTAGAGGCAAACCTCAACTAGGTTGCAACATCCAATTTACAACCAGCCATCCACTTTTTTGTGCAAACTTTCATTTCAGGGAAAAACTTCCATCCTGGTTGCAAACATCCattatagaaacaaaacatccATTGGGAAAACATCCATTTTAACAGAACTCATGTGTCCAAACTTTCATTTTATCGGCAGAAATTTATTTTAGAAGCAGATGTGTGCAAACATCCGTTTATGTGTCAATGAACTTAAATTTATTTTAGAAGCAGATGTGTGCAAACATAACTTTTTGAATCCATTTTTGAATCTGCACAGTCAAGCACATAAATTTCAGTCCATCGACACATAAACGGATGTTTGCACACATCTGCTTCTAAAATAAATTTCTGTCGATAAAATAGAAGTTTGGACGCATGAGTTCTGTTAAAATGTATGTTTTCCCAATggatgttttgtttctataatGGATGTTTACAGCTAGGATGGAAGTTTTCCCCTAAAATAGAAGTTTGCACAAAAAAGTGGATGACTGGTTGTAAATTGGATGTTTGCAACCTAGTTGAGGTTTACCTCTAAAATAGATGTTTTTATACCTAGGAGGATGTTGAAAATAAAATGGGACTCAGGTTCCAACGATGGAAGTTGAGGATGCTAGGGCAACAAAGTGGATGTTAGGGCAAACAAAAGGATGTTTGTCTCTAAAACGGGACTCGGGTTACTATGCCGACAGTTTTACCCCAAAATACATGTTTTAGCAGGTAAGTGGTTGTTTGACGCCTAATTGAACGTAGAATTTAGTGCATAACATAATTCATTCAGATCAATCAACAGCATTATGCTAACGCATCAGACAATTAAGATGTTCAATTGTGTAACAATAACAAAGTGGTCTTAATTGTTTAACAAAAGCAGCCAGCAGCAATAGTGAATGGTCTTAATAAGAGCAGCCAGCAGCAGACTGATACTGATCAATCTATTTTTCAAAGTACCAAATTAGCAGAAAACAAACGACCATGGCAATGGCAATAGTACCCACACTCAGGAAGACATCTCTCCTAAATGAAGTCTCATTATTTTCTTCTACCTGGGATTGAAGTTTGTGAATAGCAGTGCCCAAGCGCTTATACCGCTTCCGAAGTCTTGTGTCTAGAGCCTTGACCTCCGCCACTGAGGTCTGATACTTTGGCCAAACCACTGAGGTCTGATACTTTGGCCAAGGGAACAATATCAACAAACATTAACATTGAGGTAATTGCATCATTGCCCCTAATGCTGGCAAAATTGCCCCTGTTTCCAAAGAAAGAACAGGCATGCAAACCATGCAATTGCCAAACAATGCAGCATGTACCTGGAGGTGCTGCTTCATGGACATAGCCATATTTGGCATTGGTGTCCTGTTGAACCTTCATTATCGACTCGTTCAGCTGCCTCTGTGTAACAACATCCGCACGCTGGAAAGATGCATCTAGGTTGGCCCTGGGGAGGCCAGCCTGCTGGTTGGATCTAGAAAATCCCTGCTGAACTGATGTTCCAGTTCCTGCACCTGGATTACTTGTCACACTTGTCGCTGGAAGAGAGGCGCCCACTGTTTCATCATTTAGATAATGTCTTCGAAGGAATTTCCTATACTTGTCGATGCCCCAGATGAAGAAGGGGCAACTACCTCCGTCCTGCATTTCAAAAACAAGGGAATAAGCACTTACATAAAGAATGGACTCTATATTCTCTCATAGAGACGGCGAAAAACattgaacaaaaaagcaaaacacTGACATGCTGATCGTGGTGCTCACACTTGAAGAAAACGTTGCCATCACTTTCCAACTCAAGCACCCTTCCCCCACAGTTTTTGCAATCGTATAAATTCAAGCCAGTACGCCTTCCTGGCTCGCGCGCCACTGGGGTCTGCATCTGCAGAGATAATTTAGCAGCTCAGATCAAAAAAGAAAGGCACAAAGCACAAAGCAGTGTTGTTAAAGTGTTGGAAATACAAAGGTACAAAGCACAACATATTATTCTAATCTGATAGCAACAAATCCACTAGGCAGGCAGCAGGCATGTAGCACTTTTTAGAGCAAGGCCAGTAAACTTGGCTTTAAGCCAAGCCACATCATCTCTAGACAAGTTGCACAGCCAAGCAGTACAATAGTTTGGCTCTTTTCTATTGAATGGGACCACAGTCAAGCACATAAATTTGTTCATGCTGCTTATAATAAGTAGTATTTGTATACACAAAATAAATTCTATGAGCATGTGTGTTTTATACTGTTAATCTGCCATTGATACTTGTCTTTCTACAGCACCACTATTTTCTTCATGCTGCCGAGTCTTGTTGAGTCTTTGGCTACCAGGCCTACATGGTGCAAGGGTGGGATTTGTACATTTTTTTATTGATATATAACCAGGGTTTTAAATCTTCTACAGCTGCAGCTAGCTCCGTATGTAGCTGTTTGAGGAAGGTATAGGTATTTGCTTCCATTACAATTTAGCCGCTATAGCGTGATTTAGTCAAAAATTAGCTATTTGAGGATGAGGAAGGTCAAGGTATTTGCTCCCATTTACAATTGAGCCGCTATAGAATGGTTTAGCCAACGATTAGCTAATTGAGAAGACAGGTCGCTAAATGCCATAGGCCACGATTCAAAACACCGGCTAGAACTGATTTGTTCCTTTTGTTTCCCTATGCGCGAGTTCACAGTACTACTGATTGCTTCGTTCAATCATTCATCATGGTCTAGTTAGTGCTCATCATGCAATGAGATTGGCTCTCGGCAGGTGTTTAGACTGGTCACAAATAAAATACATCCGCCTTATTAGATCAGGTGTTTTGACTGAATTCGCAGCATACCTGCACTCCCCGGCAGGTGTTTTCACGGTTAAAGCTCTGCTTCACCTGCACCTGATACAGCAGAATGCAGACGGGCGTTTTCTCTACCGAGTGCAGGTATTCTGCACCTGGTCAGCAGAATTCGGTTTTCTCTAGCACTGCACAGTGCAGGTATGCTGCGAATTCAGAGCATGCCAAAGCATCTTCAGCTTCCATGCTCAGCGAATCACTTCGAGACCAACAGTTTGCTGCCACACGAACAGGCACTTCACTTAACAGAGCAATTCAGCAATCGTTTTCTCCCGTCAAAGATTAAAAAGAATTCTCTACAACGACATCAATGTTCAGCTTTGCTGGCATCGCAATTTCGCTTAAACAGTTGCTGCCAGATACTTCTCCTTTTTACCATTCATTATCTTCCTGGATCAACCAGAGTTTACAGGTATTGATCCAGACAAAGGACCATACATGACTCAAAGTAGCCAAATCAAACCTTACTCTTCTGGTCTTCGATTTTCTGGAACGACGTGAACCACCGCTTCCAGGAAGCGTCTCCCTGCTGCTCAATCCATGACAAGAAGCAACTGTCCAAGAGGCAGAACATGTTCTCATACAAGAGCTGATACCGCACGGGGATGAAGCGGAAGTTTGCGATTTGCACAGCAGGCCAGATGGTTCCACCTAACACCAGAGCGGGAATGAAGTCCCTTTTCACATCTTCCTTCACCTGCTCTACGCTCCTTCCTTGACCGAGACCAACATATGAGAAGAACAGGAGGAGGTCTAATGGTTCAAAGAGGAAACCATCTGCGGCAACTTTTGAGGCAACAAATTTGAACGTATTAGGCTGAAATCTCCGCCGGATGAAGCGGTCCAGGTATTCATACCTATACAACAAAACCAAAGCCTTAGTGACAGATATTGATGCAAGCAACATCTCATATAACAGCTCAATTGACAATAGTTCGTATTGTTTACTCCTAAAAATAAAGAGACAACTGCTTTCATCTGCAAATCACTAAATTTATAAATCATCCATACCACAAAATCTTAACTGCCTTTTGCAAATGAACAACAAAGTGCAGCAGATAAGTGAGGAGATTGTGGAATCAAAATTCATCACAAATGAATAAGTCAAGGTGGGAATGAATAGGACTGCAGGAGTTTGTTCCCACAGCAGATATCTTATTAGATTATTTCTCTGTCCAAAAATGAAAACCTGTATGGTCATATTGTTTATCTGCATTTTTATATAGCAGAACATAGTCCAGTGGTGAACTACTAACTGTCCAAAACATAGCATCGTTACAGCACGTGACCTGGTGGAAATCAAATCAATGTTGAAGTGGACTACTGAGCATACAAATGCCAACTGTGAAGTACAGCCCAAGATACTTCTACTCTTAATTAAAGTTGATGCTTGCCCCTTGTGGAAAGTCAACTGCCTGACCACATAACTAAATAGAGGGGCAAAATTCGGTGAGACAAGAACCACTTGTGCACTCATGTTGTCATGAATGGATTTATGTGCTGTTGGTAATATTATATTGTGATTTACTATATTGAAAGAAACACATACATTTGTATAAATGCTTGCATCCATTGGCTCTTTCAATTACACCAGTAGTCAATAACCATAGTAGTAAATATCCAGGTTTCCAATGAACCTGTTAAATCTAGAAAGTACCCCAGCGTATTCAAGCAAATCATGTGTTCTTAGATCTATTCAATTTCAAGCAGTCACCAAGTTCTTATTGATAATATGACACCATGAACTGCCACTCATACTATCACCTAGATACCTAAAATGGAGAACATCAGTGCAGAGTTGGGATTACATCCTCTTATCTTCTTTATTATCCTACAATTTTATTATTTTATCTTAGTGTGTTACTGTGTTTGTTGTTCTGTATTTGCCTTTCATCTGTGATGTGTGGTGACTGTGAGACTGGGAGCGTAGGATTATGGTTACAGCTTACAAGTTTTTAATTGTTAATAATTGGAAGACATGAACCTATGATTCTAAAGAAGAGATACATATAAACAGGTAGACGTAACGATGTGATAAAATACAGGGAACTAACCAGTAATGTCCAACTGGACCAACAAAAGCAAATCCGAAGGAGCTTGTGATGCCCACCCTCCTCCAATCAACTTTAAAGTCTTTATTGTCTTTATTATCTTTATCCTGTAAAAGGAAACGGAGTTTTGTTGAATGGGGTAACAATGAAGTCGAAGAATGAAGAAATTAGGGGTAGACAGCCAAACAAAGAATAATAGATAGACTGCCCATGGAGGCACAGATAGTTTATATGAGGTCCCCAAGACCAAACGAAATGCCAGTCAGGATTCCTTGAATTTCCAATCTCGTATCTGAACAAATACACCATGAACAGCAATAAATATCTTGTTTCAACTAACTGGCCAATACATAGCAAACATAATCAGCCCTTGAGTTGCACCGCACTGACTTTATTTGTAGAAAAAACATAACAAATGAACTCTAGCTACAAGTAATTCAAAGGCTGGTTCGCTGCTTAGAAAGAAG from the Miscanthus floridulus cultivar M001 unplaced genomic scaffold, ASM1932011v1 fs_279_2_3, whole genome shotgun sequence genome contains:
- the LOC136531117 gene encoding 2-methoxy-6-polyprenyl-1,4-benzoquinol methylase, mitochondrial-like isoform X2; this translates as MFLPSVRRRCRCIRRLHTACARSLSLSLSLYIYIYIYIYIYISLPPSLYATTGWATAAATLRQVPRPSPISSPAKSAHQVPLLDPPLMQTARRLASWSLQRRLLLPSQAQAPSIPTAAAFLHSHATSFGYKQVREEEKSKLVGNVFSSVASSYDLMNDVMSVGLHRLWKDRLISKLNPFPGMKHLDVAGGTGDVAFHVLERIKSVGHRAMQGTLTETEEDTHIYVCDINPNMLNVGKKRAAERGHSEEHCLSWIQGDAEALSFEDGSMDGYTIAFGIRNVTHIEKSLSEAYRVLKRGGRFLCLELSHVDVPVFKDIYDVYSFSVIPTIGELVAGDRQSYQYLVESIRRFPNQEKFAQMIQEAGFQRVEYENLMGGVVAIHSGLKLPQWHASREGVLA
- the LOC136531117 gene encoding 2-methoxy-6-polyprenyl-1,4-benzoquinol methylase, mitochondrial-like isoform X1, whose product is MFLPSVRRRCRCIRRLHTACARSLSLSLSLYIYIYIYIYIYISLPPSLYATTGWATAAATLRQVPRPSPISSPAKSAHQVPLLDPPLMQTARRLASWSLQRRLLLPSQAQAPSIPTAAAFLHSHATSFGYKQVREEEKSKLVGNVFSSVASSYDLMNDVMSVGLHRLWKDRLISKLNPFPGMKHLDVAGGTGDVAFHVLERIKSVGHRAMQGTLTETEEDTHIYVCDINPNMLNVGKKRAAERGHSEEHCLSWIQGDAEALSFEDGSMDGYTIAFGIRNVTHIEKSLSEAYRVLKRGGRFLCLELSHVDVPVFKDIYDVYSFSVIPTIGELVAGDRQSYQYLVESIRRFPNQEKFAQMIQEAGFQRVEYENLMGGVVAIHSGLKLCRPQWHASREGVLA
- the LOC136531117 gene encoding 2-methoxy-6-polyprenyl-1,4-benzoquinol methylase, mitochondrial-like isoform X3, whose amino-acid sequence is MFLPSVRRRCRCIRRLHTACARSLSLSLSLYIYIYIYIYIYISLPPSLYATTGWATAAATLRQVPRPSPISSPAKSAHQVPLLDPPLMQTARRLASWSLQRRLLLPSQAQAPSIPTAAAFLHSHATSFGYKQVREEEKSKLVGNVFSSVASSYDLMNDVMSVGLHRLWKDRLISKLNPFPGMKHLDVAGGTGDVAFHVLERIKSVGHRAMQGTLTETEEDTHIYVCDINPNMLNVGKKRAAERGHSEEHCLSWIQGDAEALSFEDGSMDGYTIAFGIRNVTHIEKSLSEAYRVLKRGGRFLCLELSHVDVPVFKDIYDVYSFSVIPTIGELVAGDRQSYQYLVESIRRFPNQEKFAQMIQEAGFQRVEYENLMGGVVAIHSGLKL
- the LOC136531116 gene encoding uncharacterized protein is translated as MRRLWRWYQQCLATHPVRTQVVSSGILWCLGDIGAQAVTHYSTRPDRRGHASSPPEDKDNKDNKDFKVDWRRVGITSSFGFAFVGPVGHYWYEYLDRFIRRRFQPNTFKFVASKVAADGFLFEPLDLLLFFSYVGLGQGRSVEQVKEDVKRDFIPALVLGGTIWPAVQIANFRFIPVRYQLLYENMFCLLDSCFLSWIEQQGDASWKRWFTSFQKIEDQKSKV